A portion of the Magnolia sinica isolate HGM2019 chromosome 17, MsV1, whole genome shotgun sequence genome contains these proteins:
- the LOC131231805 gene encoding UPF0481 protein At3g47200-like: MRNVHWQQQGLKSVYRRIVRPIAASLKMDDDIHEIEKEEGANTSTNASPRPSCLTPDSQALADSIMESVKASVSKLRSGDPPTIYIVPQTIRQVNEVAYEPKMVSIGPYHHGKERLQGMEENKLLYLHSFLSRNPDHRLEVYLEAIEELKDKARSCYSEKVGPLMGNEFVKMMVLDACFIVEIFLRCYPIEYKQRLLRQQSEELKQNEEDLSLISAMEKFFFHSNGFEDPIRYAIGMVNLIRYDMLLLENQIPFFVLQHIFKMACPANVTHLLEKMALYFFDPFMPTNKEIDIKDNSYYHLLHFHSCIPKIKLKPNFSCIPKIKSVLNKLKNLLQCSNKAPLPITKRRWMIPCATDLQLAGVKFKMNEKSDNILNVKFSHGVLEIPPFLIHYHTDILFRNLVAFEQCCLEAKFHVFTTYLVFMDYLVNTSKDVALLHRNGIIDHFLGSDDNVALLFNRICIGIFHNFNASYLSDVKDNVQKHCENKWNMWRASLKRDYFTNPWSFISLMAASILLLLTITQTFFNVFRYFRPRS, from the exons ATGAGAAATGTCCACTGGCAGCAGCAAGGATTAAAATCAGTGTATCGGCGAATCGTAAGGCCTATAGCCGCATCGTTGAAGATGGATGATGATATACatgaaatagaaaaagaagagggAGCGAACACATCGACCAACGCCTCCCCGAGACCGAGTTGCCTAACCCCAGATAGTCAAGCACTAGCCGATTCCATCATGGAATCGGTCAAAGCATCCGTTTCCAAGCTCAGAAGTGGAGATCCACCCACCATCTACATAGTCCCACAAACAATCCGGCAGGTAAACGAGGTTGCTTATGAGCCTAAGATGGTGTCGATTGGCCCATACCATCACGGCAAGGAGAGGCTACAAGGCATGGAAGAGAACAAATTGTTGTATCTACATTCGTTCCTCTCCCGCAATCCCGACCATCGGTTGGAGGTCTACCTGGAGGCGATTGAGGAATTGAAGGATAAAGCGCGAAGTTGCTACTCCGAGAAAGTGGGCCCACTTATGGGCAACgagtttgtgaaaatgatggTACTCGATGCTTGTTTCATTGTCGAGATCTTTCTCAGGTGCTATCCGATCGAGTATAAACAGAGGTTGCTCAGGCAACAATCGGAAGAGCTCAAGCAAAACGAGGAGGATCTCAGTCTTATTTCTGCAATGGAGAAGTTCTTTTTCCATTCAAATGGCTTCGAAGACCCGATACGTTATGCGATTGGGATGGTGAACCTTATACGGTATGATATGCTACTCCTTGAAAATCAAATTCCTTTCTTCGTTCTGCAGCATATTTTCAAAATGGCTTGTCCAGCGAACGTAACACATTTACTTGAGAAGATGGCCCTTTATTTCTTCGATCCATTCATGCCTACGAATAAGGAAATCGATATCAAAGATAATTCCTACTATCATCTGCTCCATTT CCATTCGTGCATTCCTAAAATCAAGCTCAAGCCCAACTTTTCGTGCATTCCTAAAATCAAATCCGTCCtcaacaagttgaagaatctaCTCCAATGTTCAAATAAGGCACCGTTGCCAATTACTAAACGCCGGTGGATGATCCCTTGTGCGACTGACCTCCAACTTGCGGGGGTCAAGTTCAAGATGAATGAGAAATCGGATAACATCTTGAACGTGAAATTTAGCCACGGGGTGTTGGAAATCCCGCCCTTCCTGATACATTACCACACCGATATTCTCTTTCGGAACCTCGTAGCATTCGAACAATGCTGCCTAGAAGCAAAATTCCACGTTTTCACGACTTACCTTGTGTTCATGGATTACCTTGTCAACACGTCCAAGGATGTGGCGCTGCTCCATCGGAATGGGATCATAGATCATTTTCTGGGAAGCGATGATAATGTGGCCCTTCTATTCAACCGGATCTGCAttgggatattccataatttCAATGCAAGCTATCTTTCAGATGTAAAAGACAATGTCCAAAAACATTGCGAGAACAAATGGAACATGTGGCGGGCGAGCTTGAAGCGCGATTATTTCACCAATCCATGGTCTTTCATTTCCTTGATGGCGGCTTCCATCCTCCTCCTGCTCACCATCACCCAAACGTTCTTCAACGTCTTTCGTTATTTCCGACCGCGGTCCTAG